CCTACAGAGTCAACagctcccttcccttcccattgGCAATCGAGTGGAAGTTTGGGAACAGCTCACAAGTGATCATCACCTGCACGGTGCAGAACTGCTCCCTGGATGCTTGGGGAGCTCCCAAGAAATGCTCTGCACTATCTCTCCCTCATACCCCGTATCGGGGCCGCATTGAGGTCTTCCCAGAGAatgcatccctgctgctgcgGGACCTGCGGCTCAGTGACAGCGGGGTGTACAGCATTGTCttcaaacagcaaaagcaaagcaggcgGATCACACTGGCCGTGCACAAGCAGCGTGTTGTCTCCGTACCTCCCGATGAAGGTAAGTGCCCATGTGCCTGCACAGACTCCTCCTGCACTTCCCTGGACATGGGAGCATCAGGCATGGGCAGGAATTTGGTCCCTCTTCCTATTGGGATGAAGTACTGCAGCAAAAGGAGGATTTTCAGGGGTATCACAATTGGTGGTGGTTGTGGTGTTTATTTATAGGAGGAAACTCACCCTGTTCTGCTAAATTAGAAGCTTGAGGCTTCTTGTTCGTGCAGCTGATTGACTTGTCTTTATGTGAAATGAATGGCTGCAGAAGGGAGAGATGGGCTCAGAAACTGAAGCTCTGCCTCTGAGTCCTGTGCCTGTGGAAATTCATTTATTGTGGGGTTTAATTGGGTGCTTGCAGATAAATCAACAGCCACAGAGGCTGTGAAACATATGCCAAATATTCTTCTCCCATTTTGGTGCCGCTCTACttacaaagcaaggaaaataatatCTGCTGTGGTATCTGCCACCCAAGCATTCCTTTAGGAAGCACTCACAGCATGTGTTGTGTTCCAAACACCAGACACCAAGGACCAAGACAACCCACATTACTACACAGTTGGAGTTTGCTCCCTTATCGGCctcttgctgctgttcctggTCCCCTGCATATGGTGGCGAGGTAGGTGGATCTGCTCCTGCATTTCTCCCTTTGAGGCTGCACCTCTGGAGATGTTCCTGGGGGATAAAGGCAGTGGAGGACTCTTCCCACCAAAACTATTCCTTCCTAAGAGCTCCTTTGATGTGCCCCTCCTGCCATTCCTAAAGGGTTCCAAGTTTCTGATGCAGCTTAACGAAGCAGAATTAAAGCACTTGTTGTGGCTTTCTGCAGAACTTAGATGTTTTGGTGCTGAGACCAGAACTGAGATACAGCATCACATCCAGTTCATAAAGGTGGTACAATTGATGGACtcagaaatgcagtttctgaGCGTGGCTGTGATGATTTTGTTGTAGACACCTTAAAACTCCAGCTGGGGACAATACCCACTTGTAAATAAACCTGCAAGGTGCAGGTCTCCACGGCTTCCATCAGCACCATCACCCCTGAGGACGGAAGGAAATGCATTAGTTTCCAAGTGGGAGATTTCACTTGTACTTGGGTAAAATAGCCACAGAAATAGCCAACAGTGAACCTCTGGGTCCCCAGGGCTCGGGTAGAAGAGGGCACAGTACATGTGTGTCTGTCAGGTACTAAAAGTCTCTCTTTCAGGCGCAGtgtggaagaagaggagaacCATTACACAGCAGCAGGTATAGAAACATCTTCTGAAAGCTCCTTGGGTAAATGCTAACTGCTGCCTTCGGTATGATGCACTGAGCTGCGGGAACAGGTTGCTGTATATAAAATTAGGAAGTTAATTCAGTGCTAAAAGAGTAAGTTGTGAAGTTCCTGCCCTTCCCCCAGCTGCACAGTTCCCCTTTGCTTCCTTTCCAAAGAAGCTGGTTTTAGGGACACGGGAAGCTTGAGGACAGCTTTGACTAACAGCAGCACCGAGGAAGGATGGTTGCATGCAGAGAAATACGAAGACAGATCTCTTCCCTGATTGCCAGCCTTGTGAATTTATGTTCAGAATGTCTTTGGGGTCCATGTGGGCCATCTAGGGACTCCTCTCATGCAGGGTTCCACCTGTGGGAAATAAAACCCAgaggaaaaggcaaagaagCCTCAATAGGAGACATGAGAACAGGACAaccccagctgctctgcaggccaTGTTTCTTGTAGGACCTGGCTTTGTCTGAAAGGTCCTTGGGTAAAATACTCCTTGCCTTCTAATTCCAGCACCTTTGgtgttttctctgtatttctccaGGCCTCAAACACAGAGGATACCCACGTGGAAAACCCTGTGGTAAGGGACATGGCAACAATTTACGTCACGGTTGGAGAAGATTTTGAAGAGACAAAGCCAAGAGCATTACCAGAGACTCTCTACGCATCCATAGACCTCCCTCAACTGCCTTCTGCTTTGGCTCCAAACTTTGCAGGAGACAGATGTGCCGCAAAGCCAAGGTGATGCTGTTGCCACTCCGTCCCTTGTAATAAGACCTTTGGTGAGCCCACTCCTGCCCATGGAGTGTTTAAGTGCTTGGAGCAAGAGATTATGGAAACGCATTAGTTTGCCTCAAACTGCAATTTCTCTGCAATTTGACGGATGATCTGCTTTTAGTTTCATCTTGAGTCTTTCAGAGAGCACGGAGACACCGAATGCAAGAGAAAGATGCCTaaagcaaaggcaaaacaaCAGTTCACCCATGATAAGCTTTCTTCCAGAGACATGCCTTAATTTGAGGGGTAATGGAGAACGTTGGATGTATTTCAGTCTTGCATCACAGGGTCCCTTAGCAATTGCCTTGTCATATTAAAAGTATGTATGGAGATCTTTGGACCTGGTGTCCTTGTTTTTATGAGTATGCCAAGTAATACTTGAGCAGACCCTTTCTGCAACAAACTTTGCTCAACCTTGGGGTCCCACAGCAGTAGCATTTTAGTGTCTCCGGAAAATGCAATGAgagcatagataattttgttCCTCTCTGGGCTTCATGGAAAACTAGATCACATGTACTGAAACTTCAGGTCCCATGGGTAATAAATGGACATTAGGACTGGATAAGAGTGCTAGGCATCTCCCAACCACAACCAGGTTTGGAGACAGCACAAAAGCCTCtactgctgccttcctcccatTTGGGTGCTCCTGTGTTGTCTGCGATAATGTTCAAGAGGGATGACAATGATAGTGGTGGTCAAAGCCCCTCCACTGGCACCAGCTGAAGTACAGGGCTGCTCTTGTGAAACCCTGCTGACGTTCATCGTGGCAGTTTTTCTTCcgaaaacagaaatgctttgtgaTTATAAAACCACAAAAGCTGAATAGCTGCCTTAGGTATGAGCAGTGCTTTTGCAGTGGTTATCAAAAGACCTCAAGCatcagggaagaagaaagaacaaaaaaaaagaagtgaagcaGCAGGAAATAAGTGCACAGGAATCGTGGGTGTCAGTTTTGAGGCTGAAGCACTTGTCACTGCCTTACTGCTTGTCCTTAAGCACAGCTACAGTTGTGCCCTGCCTAGCTTCTATAAGATCTGGAAACACCATCCACGGAGagcaggggagggagagggaggacTGCTGAGTGCACATACCAGACCTACTCTTCCATAGCTGTGAGCCCCATCAGAAAGGTCTCCCAATTGCCTGCTAAGCAACAAAATAACCTCAGTACTGCAGCAGAAATAACACATAGATCTGAATTTGTAACAAGCAGCGTACACTCAGAAACACTACCACATCACAGTGAGCTTTGCATCCTGCCAGGGCGGCTTCTCAGAGAAGACATCTCTGGACAACCCAGCCACTGAAATGTCATCTGTAAAGAGGatctgcagggcaggaggcatTAAATCCTCCCTGTAGGACAAGGCTCTTGtagggtggcagcagggagagcttGCAAGAGGTCCAAGTCCAAGTCCATGCTCTGCTAATGCACAGTGAGCAGAATTGTCCATTCTTACATGGGATTTCTCAAGTCCACAAATTGACCTGAATGTGGCACCCAACACATAATGAGCTGATCTCGGCTCAAGTGCTttccaaaggaaagcagaataacCCAAAGGAGTGAAAAGCAGGTCTTCATACAGCAGAGAGGTGTGgggtgtcatagaatcataaaggttggaaaagacccctaggatcatctagtcctaGCCCATCACAGATTGCCCGCAGCAAGCCCATGATTCTGCTTGCATCCCATGCTATGtgcaaaacacagagcaaactgCAGAAACCAGTAGAGCATGaagtaaaagagagagaaggaatggTTGACCACAGTTTCCCTATAAGGTTTGTCTGCTGCCCAGTTCCTgccctcttccctccccccaccgTGACATTCTGCTCCCCCTCTTGCTTCATGTTCTACCGTTGACATTTCGTCCCCACCTCCACCATGTCATAGCCTCCAACTTGTGCTGCAGCCTCATCGGCTGCCTCTGcctttccatttcctcctcTGAGCAGCTTCTTCACAGGGCTTTGTCTCTCTGGCCCCTTCTCTGCTTGCCCTTTGTAGCTCTTAAAGGTCAGTGTGGCTTTTCTTTGTGGCTGCAGATGGCTTGGTTCTTGTGTGCCTCCCACTCAGACACTGCTCACTGCATCTCAGAGCAGCTTCCTCTGCCAGATACTTGCAGCCTTTGATTTTAAAGACCCACCTAGTGCACAGCAGCCCTGTTGCTTGTCCTAGCTACTTCTTCCTTGTTTTAACCCATTCCATGTGACTGAAAGTAATCTGCTGAGTGCGACCTGCTCTGACTGGGGCAAGGGGCCTGGTGTCAAAGAGCGTGGAAAACGCTAACATACCTGTTGCCTTCTGCACCTTGGTCTTCACCAGTAAGACCAGTCTCCCTtggtgggaagggagcaggtTAGGGAGCACCCAATCCAGCTGGATGTGTGTAGGCCCATGGGGCCTGATGGGATGCACCTACAAGCTCTGAGGAAGAGGCTGATGGCATGGTGAGGCTGCTCTTTGTCATCTCTGGGAGGCTGTGGTAACTGGGAGAGGTTCATGAAGGCTGGTGGAGGGCAAACATCACTCCT
This DNA window, taken from Excalfactoria chinensis isolate bCotChi1 chromosome 4, bCotChi1.hap2, whole genome shotgun sequence, encodes the following:
- the LOC140251752 gene encoding uncharacterized protein, with the protein product MSRGSRGLLPSSTGICPALGSSWHPGFPPQNTQYPRPPPCTYTHRKEPGLTHPQRTQTVQGAEPEPLASSGARTARQPQEMCRGRRCWGLGSLLLLLLGQNLGLHIEIPQDAVSGTVGQSVLLPVSYRVNSSLPFPLAIEWKFGNSSQVIITCTVQNCSLDAWGAPKKCSALSLPHTPYRGRIEVFPENASLLLRDLRLSDSGVYSIVFKQQKQSRRITLAVHKQRVVSVPPDEDTKDQDNPHYYTVGVCSLIGLLLLFLVPCIWWRGAVWKKRRTITQQQASNTEDTHVENPVVRDMATIYVTVGEDFEETKPRALPETLYASIDLPQLPSALAPNFAGDRCAAKPR